AATTCGCTGCAGTTTCTCGATAGCGCCATCTATCAGGAAATCGGGCGTCGACGCCCCTGCCGAAAGGCCGACCACTTCGATAGGCTTCTCACCGTTTTCAAACCAGTGCGGTCGGATATCATCAGGAGAGTTGATCAGGTACGCGATGCCGCAGATCGCTTTGGAAATCTGCGCCAGTCGTTTGGAATTTGCCGATGATTCCGAGCCGACCACCAGCATCATATCCACCTTGGGCGCCAGGTCCATTATCGCCGCCTGTCGCTGATTGGTGGCGTTACATATGGTATTAAAGATTTCAATCTGGGGATACTTTTCTTTTGCCCGCCGTTCCACCTCGACAAAATCCGAAACGCGAGCGGTCGTCTGCGATGTCATCGCCAGTTTCCCGTCGATTGGACCCAGCCCTTCCAGCGCGTCAAGAGTCGGAATAACCGTCACTTTGTCCGGCGCATGCCCCATTATTCCGATGGTCTCATCATGCTTGTCGTCGCCAAAATGCAGAATATGATAACCGTTTTCAGCAAGTTTCTTGACTATCTTATGAATTCTAATCACCAGCGGGCAGGTGGCATCGACCACTTTCAGCCCTTTTTCTTCCGCTTTTCGGAATACTTCCGGAGACGCCCCATGGGCGGAAATTATCAAAGTCCCTTCCTTTACATCTTCCAGTGAGAACGACTGCCCCACTCCTTCCCGACGAAACTTCTCCACAATCGCCTCATTATGCACGATTTCGTTGAGAATGGTAACACTGCCGTTGCTTCCGGCGGTTTCCTCCGCTATCGCGATAGCCCGTTTCACACCCATGCAGAATCCATAATGCTGGGCGATTATTATCTTCTTCAACTTATTTCACTCCTAACAGGTCCTTGGACTGGTTAAATGCTTTGTATGAAGAGCGCACCAATGGTCCTGCTTCAACATGCTGAAAACCGATTTCCTTTCCCATCGCCGCTATCTCCTTGAATTCATCAGGACGATAGAATTTCTCAATCGGAAGATGTTTCTCCGACGGCTGCAGATACTGGCCCACCGTCACAATTTGCGTCCCGGTGGCGTAGATATGCTCCATCAGCTCCTTGATTTCTTCCAGCGTCTCCCCCAGTCCGACCATGAAGCCGGTCTTGACCACCGGACGGGGCGAAAAACTGTCGCCCATTTTCAGGACTGCCAGGGAGCGCTCCAAAATGGCGCCGGGACGAACACGGCGATACAGCCGCTCGACCGTCTCAACATTATGCGCAAAAACATCGGGCTTGGCAAGCAGAACTGTCCGCACCGCCTCTTCTTTCCCTTTCATATCCGGAATCAGCACTTCAATCTTGACTTCATTATCCTGCCTTCGGAGGAGCTCTATAGTCCGGGCAAAAATAGAGGCTCCCCCATCCGGCAGGTCATCTCTTGTGACCGAAGTTATAACCACCTGCTTCAATTTCAGTTCCGCCACTACTTTAGAGAGTCGCTCCGGCTCCTCAAGGTCAAGCCCCAGAGGCCGCGCCGTTGTGACATCACAAAATCGGCATCCCCGGGTACAGTGATTCCCCAGGATAAGAAAAGTGGCCGTCCCCGCGCCGAAGCATTCCCGAATGTTCGGGCAGGAGGCTTCCTGACAGACCGAATGCAGATTATGCCGCGCCAGGATATCCTTGATGCGGAAATATTCCGGAGTAAAATTCGCCGTGACTTTCAACCATTCCGGAAGACGCCGGCGCCCGTCACCGGCGGCAGGCGACTTTATTAACTGAGAGGTATGCCCCGCAGGGGATATATTAACGGTCATGACAATCCATATCTGATATTTATTTAAATACAGATACGAGATTTTCGAGATAATATTTGGTGAGTGTCAAATCTTCATCCAGCTCGGTGTGGAAACTGCTTACGAGGCAATTGTTTTGAATCAGGAGAACCGGTTTTCCCTGATGTTCCGAAAGAATTTTTACCCCTTCTCCAACCCGGGAGACGATAGGCGCCCGGATAAATGACGCCTTGAGAACTGCCGGTTTTCCATTCAGTTCTGCCCGCACCTCGGTATGAAAGGAATCAACCTGTCTTCCGTAGCCGTTCCTGCTGACCGCTATATCTACTATTTGAAGCGGTTTGACCCGCGCGTCATCTACTTCCCGCGCCAGCAAAATCATACCGGCGCACGTGCCCCAGACTCCCTTCTGACGGCAAAGCTCCTGCAGTTTCGAGCGCATATCGAAGCGGTCGAGCAGAAGATTCATGGTGGTGGACTCTCCGCCCGGTATGACCAAACCATCGAGACCCTCCAGGTCGCGGAGCGACCTAACTTCCCGACCTCTCGCTCTCAATAGGGAAAGACGGTACAAATGGCGCTCAAAATCCCCCTGAAGCGCCAGAACCCCAACAGTCAGATGGGAAAACATATCTGCTCGCAACGGCAACGGATATTACCGCACCTGAAGAAGATTCTCCTGCGGAATCTGCGCCGCCGAAATTCCTTTCATCGCTTCACCCAGCCCGCGGCTGCAATCGGCGACCACTTTCGGGTCATTGAACTGTGCCACGGCGGTGACAATGGCGGCGGCGCGCCTTTCCGGATTCGAGGATTTGAAAATTCCGCTGCCGACAAAAACCGCTTCGGCCCCCAGTTTCATCACCAGAGCGGCATCAGCCGGAGTGGCAACTCCGCCGGCGGCGAAATTCGGCACCGGAAGTTTCCCGGTCCCGGCGACCAGGCGCACCAGCTCAATCGGCGCCGCCAGCTCTTTGGCCGCTCCGAAAAGCTCCTCTTCCGACATCACCGTCAACCGCTTCATGGCGGCATTTATTTCCCGCAGATGTTTCACCGCTTCCGAGACATCGCCGGTGCCGGCTTCACCCTTGGTGCGAATCATAGCGGCCCCCTCGGAAATCCGCCGCAGCGCTTCTCCGAGATTGCGGCAGCCGCAGACAAATGGCACCCGGAATTTCCATTTGTCGATATGGTACTGGTAATCGGCCGGGGTGAGCACTTCCGATTCATCGATGAAATCAACTTTGAGCGCCTCCAGAACTTCCGCTTCCGCGAAATGACCTATCCGGCATTTTGCCATTACCGGAATCGAAACGGCGCTTTTAATCGCCTCAATAACAGATGGGTCGGCCATCCGCGCCACCCCGCCTTCAGCGCGAATGTCAGCCGGCACCCGCTCCAACGCCATTACCGCCGCCGCTCCCGACTGCTCCGCTATTTTTGCCTGCTCCGCGCTGGTGACATCCATTATAACCCCGCCCTTGAGCATTTCCGCCAGACCGACTCGCAATCGATAATCTTTATCT
The window above is part of the Candidatus Zixiibacteriota bacterium genome. Proteins encoded here:
- the pdxS gene encoding pyridoxal 5'-phosphate synthase lyase subunit PdxS, producing the protein MNLEDKDYRLRVGLAEMLKGGVIMDVTSAEQAKIAEQSGAAAVMALERVPADIRAEGGVARMADPSVIEAIKSAVSIPVMAKCRIGHFAEAEVLEALKVDFIDESEVLTPADYQYHIDKWKFRVPFVCGCRNLGEALRRISEGAAMIRTKGEAGTGDVSEAVKHLREINAAMKRLTVMSEEELFGAAKELAAPIELVRLVAGTGKLPVPNFAAGGVATPADAALVMKLGAEAVFVGSGIFKSSNPERRAAAIVTAVAQFNDPKVVADCSRGLGEAMKGISAAQIPQENLLQVR
- the lipA gene encoding lipoyl synthase, yielding MTVNISPAGHTSQLIKSPAAGDGRRRLPEWLKVTANFTPEYFRIKDILARHNLHSVCQEASCPNIRECFGAGTATFLILGNHCTRGCRFCDVTTARPLGLDLEEPERLSKVVAELKLKQVVITSVTRDDLPDGGASIFARTIELLRRQDNEVKIEVLIPDMKGKEEAVRTVLLAKPDVFAHNVETVERLYRRVRPGAILERSLAVLKMGDSFSPRPVVKTGFMVGLGETLEEIKELMEHIYATGTQIVTVGQYLQPSEKHLPIEKFYRPDEFKEIAAMGKEIGFQHVEAGPLVRSSYKAFNQSKDLLGVK
- the pdxT gene encoding pyridoxal 5'-phosphate synthase glutaminase subunit PdxT, which codes for MFSHLTVGVLALQGDFERHLYRLSLLRARGREVRSLRDLEGLDGLVIPGGESTTMNLLLDRFDMRSKLQELCRQKGVWGTCAGMILLAREVDDARVKPLQIVDIAVSRNGYGRQVDSFHTEVRAELNGKPAVLKASFIRAPIVSRVGEGVKILSEHQGKPVLLIQNNCLVSSFHTELDEDLTLTKYYLENLVSVFK
- the ispH gene encoding 4-hydroxy-3-methylbut-2-enyl diphosphate reductase; this translates as MKKIIIAQHYGFCMGVKRAIAIAEETAGSNGSVTILNEIVHNEAIVEKFRREGVGQSFSLEDVKEGTLIISAHGASPEVFRKAEEKGLKVVDATCPLVIRIHKIVKKLAENGYHILHFGDDKHDETIGIMGHAPDKVTVIPTLDALEGLGPIDGKLAMTSQTTARVSDFVEVERRAKEKYPQIEIFNTICNATNQRQAAIMDLAPKVDMMLVVGSESSANSKRLAQISKAICGIAYLINSPDDIRPHWFENGEKPIEVVGLSAGASTPDFLIDGAIEKLQRIGGGEVEVVYPEKRMAKNRLALAEDDD